The following coding sequences are from one Musa acuminata AAA Group cultivar baxijiao chromosome BXJ2-4, Cavendish_Baxijiao_AAA, whole genome shotgun sequence window:
- the LOC135585771 gene encoding uncharacterized protein LOC135585771 isoform X1 — protein sequence MGNSKPPVATKGRKKKKGRPSLLDLQRRSLRLQRLEQQEEDPQRNPSPPDDDPRRQARPKSNTAAEDDDDEDDRSGSRRREKKLRLVLRLPNNPSADSAPSGSESDGRRAEKVGSVGIDAQCFSPSLQTERQNPASKATDLPQDSGPTTPLPDKKLLVFILDRLQKKDTYGVFAEPVDPEELPDYHDIIEHPMDFATIRKKLSSGSYANLEQFEKDVFLISSNAMQYNAPDTIYYRQARSIQELAKKNFENLRQESDDNEPEPKPVRRGRPPYKNVLKKAGRPPADHAGSNFPSNATLANAGDNSHWNFSHDFQRKGIDKASSSELPTKPYGLHSIEANNLTGEHKYEKNEENSGSAVKGVLMKNPRKSLVINENRRITYSHPQVFGSTSESSLLTTFDGERRQLVPVGLYVEHAYARSLARFAAKLGPIGWEIAAKRIEAVLSPGTKFGRGWVGDNETPQQSQPPLLTISPSHISQPENISTTTAVSASEHPPNSMFVEVRANTNPPAASSALPSRSVGLTEGAARNHDSAFKPENAVGGHLNWQKTTFQLEQAAATQPTMNGFNTPLGLNRLSQVGKVVATFASTESTSSESVRTHSRAPDMVLRNSSQTTTSPFRMDKLNSNADPSASSSSGNHLPDSGHDPHGTWRRGLSPNPKLSSVPPDLNVGFRSPGSPVSGVLLDSQNPNLSLQL from the exons ATGGGCAACAGCAAGCCGCCGGTGGCgacgaaggggaggaagaagaagaaggggcgcCCCTCCCTGCTGGATCTCCAGCGCCGCAGCCTCCGCCTCCAGCGCCTCGAGCAGCAGGAAGAGGATCCGCAGCGCAACCCTAGCCCACCCGACGACGATCCCCGCCGGCAGGCCCGGCCGAAGTCGAACACGGCGGCCGAGGACGACGATGACGAGGACGATCGGTCCGGCAGCCGGAGGCGGGAGAAGAAACTCCGGCTCGTTCTGCGTCTCCCCAACAACCCTTCCGCCGATTCAGCCCCCTCCGGCTCCGAATCCGATGGACGGAGGGCGGAAAAGGTCGGCTCCGTCGGAATCGACGCCCAG TGTTTTTCCCCCTCGTTACAGACAGAAAGACAGAATCCTGCCTCGAAAGCGACGGATCTTCCACAAG ATTCCGGGCCCACTACACCATTGCCGGACAAAAAGTTGTTGGTTTTCATCCTCGATAGGCTGCAGAA GAAAGATACATATGGCGTCTTTGCCGAGCCGGTCGATCCTGAGGAG CTTCCAGACTACCATGATATTATTGAGCATCCAATGGATTTTGCAACCATCAGAAAGAAGCTTTCTAGTGGATCTTATGCGAATCTGGAACAGTTTGAG AAAGATGTCTTCTTAATCAGTTCAAACGCAATGCAGTACAATGCACCAGATACAATCTACTACCGCCAG GCACGATCCATACAAGAGCTTGCAAAAAAGAACTTCGAGAACTTAAGACAAGAAAGTGATGATAACGAACCAGAACCTAAGCCAGTAAGGAGAGGCAGGCCACCATATAAGAATGTTCTAAAGAAAGCTGGTAGGCCTCCTGCTGACCATGCTGGTTCCAATTTCCCTTCAAATGCGACACTTGCTAATGCTGGAGATAATAGCCATTGGAACTTCTCACATGATTTCCAACGAAAAGGAATAGATAAAGCCAGCTCGTCTGAGCTACCTACAAAACCTTATGGTCTTCACAGTATTGAAGCCAATAATTTGACTGGCGAGCACAAGTATGAAAAAAATGAGGAAAATTCAG GTTCTGCAGTTAAGGGTGTCTTGATGAAAAATCCTAGGAAGTCTTTGGTTATAAATGAAAATCGGCGCATCACATACAGCCATCCCCAGGTGTTCGGTTCCACAAGTGAGTCATCATTGTTAACAACATTTGATGGAGAGAGAAGGCAACTGGTTCCG GTTGGCCTTTATGTGGAGCATGCTTATGCCAGGAGCTTGGCACGTTTTGCTGCAAAGCTTGGCCCCATCGGCTGGGAAATTGCTGCTAAACGAATTGAAGCTGTCCTTTCTCCTGGAACGAAATTTGGCCGTGGATGGGTTGGAGATAATGAAACACCACAACAGTCTCAGCCACCCCTACTAACTATATCTCCTTCCCATATTTCTCAACCAGAAAACATTTCAACCACTACAGCTGTATCAGCATCTGAACATCCCCCAAACAGCATGTTTGTTGAAGTTCGTGCCAACACAAATCCACCAGCTGCATCATCTGCTCTCCCAAGTAGATCAGTAGGTCTGACGGAGGGCGCTGCAAGAAACCATGATAGTGCGTTCAAGCCAGAGAATGCTGTTGGTGGCCATCTTAATTGGCAAAAGACTACATTCCAACTTGAACAAGCTGCAGCCACACAACCCACCATGAATGGTTTTAACACCCCATTGGGATTAAATCGTCTCTCTCAAGTCGGCAAGGTTGTTGCAACATTTGCCTCAACAGAGAGCACAAGTTCAGAATCGGTGAGAACGCATTCTCGAGCACCGGACATGGTTCTAAGAAACAGTAGTCAAACAACCACGAGCCCTTTCAGGATGGACAAGCTGAATTCGAATGCTGATCCAAGTGCATCTTCAAGTTCGGGCAACCACTTGCCTGATTCTGGCCATGATCCGCACGGCACATGGAGGAGGGGATTGTCGCCGAATCCGAAGTTGAGTTCTGTACCTCCTGATCTAAATGTTGGTTTCCGGTCACCAGGGTCGCCTGTTTCTGGCGTTCTATTAGATTCACAGAATCCAAATCTATCATTGCAACTATGA
- the LOC135585771 gene encoding uncharacterized protein LOC135585771 isoform X2: protein MGNSKPPVATKGRKKKKGRPSLLDLQRRSLRLQRLEQQEEDPQRNPSPPDDDPRRQARPKSNTAAEDDDDEDDRSGSRRREKKLRLVLRLPNNPSADSAPSGSESDGRRAEKVGSVGIDAQTERQNPASKATDLPQDSGPTTPLPDKKLLVFILDRLQKKDTYGVFAEPVDPEELPDYHDIIEHPMDFATIRKKLSSGSYANLEQFEKDVFLISSNAMQYNAPDTIYYRQARSIQELAKKNFENLRQESDDNEPEPKPVRRGRPPYKNVLKKAGRPPADHAGSNFPSNATLANAGDNSHWNFSHDFQRKGIDKASSSELPTKPYGLHSIEANNLTGEHKYEKNEENSGSAVKGVLMKNPRKSLVINENRRITYSHPQVFGSTSESSLLTTFDGERRQLVPVGLYVEHAYARSLARFAAKLGPIGWEIAAKRIEAVLSPGTKFGRGWVGDNETPQQSQPPLLTISPSHISQPENISTTTAVSASEHPPNSMFVEVRANTNPPAASSALPSRSVGLTEGAARNHDSAFKPENAVGGHLNWQKTTFQLEQAAATQPTMNGFNTPLGLNRLSQVGKVVATFASTESTSSESVRTHSRAPDMVLRNSSQTTTSPFRMDKLNSNADPSASSSSGNHLPDSGHDPHGTWRRGLSPNPKLSSVPPDLNVGFRSPGSPVSGVLLDSQNPNLSLQL, encoded by the exons ATGGGCAACAGCAAGCCGCCGGTGGCgacgaaggggaggaagaagaagaaggggcgcCCCTCCCTGCTGGATCTCCAGCGCCGCAGCCTCCGCCTCCAGCGCCTCGAGCAGCAGGAAGAGGATCCGCAGCGCAACCCTAGCCCACCCGACGACGATCCCCGCCGGCAGGCCCGGCCGAAGTCGAACACGGCGGCCGAGGACGACGATGACGAGGACGATCGGTCCGGCAGCCGGAGGCGGGAGAAGAAACTCCGGCTCGTTCTGCGTCTCCCCAACAACCCTTCCGCCGATTCAGCCCCCTCCGGCTCCGAATCCGATGGACGGAGGGCGGAAAAGGTCGGCTCCGTCGGAATCGACGCCCAG ACAGAAAGACAGAATCCTGCCTCGAAAGCGACGGATCTTCCACAAG ATTCCGGGCCCACTACACCATTGCCGGACAAAAAGTTGTTGGTTTTCATCCTCGATAGGCTGCAGAA GAAAGATACATATGGCGTCTTTGCCGAGCCGGTCGATCCTGAGGAG CTTCCAGACTACCATGATATTATTGAGCATCCAATGGATTTTGCAACCATCAGAAAGAAGCTTTCTAGTGGATCTTATGCGAATCTGGAACAGTTTGAG AAAGATGTCTTCTTAATCAGTTCAAACGCAATGCAGTACAATGCACCAGATACAATCTACTACCGCCAG GCACGATCCATACAAGAGCTTGCAAAAAAGAACTTCGAGAACTTAAGACAAGAAAGTGATGATAACGAACCAGAACCTAAGCCAGTAAGGAGAGGCAGGCCACCATATAAGAATGTTCTAAAGAAAGCTGGTAGGCCTCCTGCTGACCATGCTGGTTCCAATTTCCCTTCAAATGCGACACTTGCTAATGCTGGAGATAATAGCCATTGGAACTTCTCACATGATTTCCAACGAAAAGGAATAGATAAAGCCAGCTCGTCTGAGCTACCTACAAAACCTTATGGTCTTCACAGTATTGAAGCCAATAATTTGACTGGCGAGCACAAGTATGAAAAAAATGAGGAAAATTCAG GTTCTGCAGTTAAGGGTGTCTTGATGAAAAATCCTAGGAAGTCTTTGGTTATAAATGAAAATCGGCGCATCACATACAGCCATCCCCAGGTGTTCGGTTCCACAAGTGAGTCATCATTGTTAACAACATTTGATGGAGAGAGAAGGCAACTGGTTCCG GTTGGCCTTTATGTGGAGCATGCTTATGCCAGGAGCTTGGCACGTTTTGCTGCAAAGCTTGGCCCCATCGGCTGGGAAATTGCTGCTAAACGAATTGAAGCTGTCCTTTCTCCTGGAACGAAATTTGGCCGTGGATGGGTTGGAGATAATGAAACACCACAACAGTCTCAGCCACCCCTACTAACTATATCTCCTTCCCATATTTCTCAACCAGAAAACATTTCAACCACTACAGCTGTATCAGCATCTGAACATCCCCCAAACAGCATGTTTGTTGAAGTTCGTGCCAACACAAATCCACCAGCTGCATCATCTGCTCTCCCAAGTAGATCAGTAGGTCTGACGGAGGGCGCTGCAAGAAACCATGATAGTGCGTTCAAGCCAGAGAATGCTGTTGGTGGCCATCTTAATTGGCAAAAGACTACATTCCAACTTGAACAAGCTGCAGCCACACAACCCACCATGAATGGTTTTAACACCCCATTGGGATTAAATCGTCTCTCTCAAGTCGGCAAGGTTGTTGCAACATTTGCCTCAACAGAGAGCACAAGTTCAGAATCGGTGAGAACGCATTCTCGAGCACCGGACATGGTTCTAAGAAACAGTAGTCAAACAACCACGAGCCCTTTCAGGATGGACAAGCTGAATTCGAATGCTGATCCAAGTGCATCTTCAAGTTCGGGCAACCACTTGCCTGATTCTGGCCATGATCCGCACGGCACATGGAGGAGGGGATTGTCGCCGAATCCGAAGTTGAGTTCTGTACCTCCTGATCTAAATGTTGGTTTCCGGTCACCAGGGTCGCCTGTTTCTGGCGTTCTATTAGATTCACAGAATCCAAATCTATCATTGCAACTATGA
- the LOC135609879 gene encoding uncharacterized protein LOC135609879, which translates to MCIAAWIWQAHPLYPLVLLFNRDEYHDRPTKPVAWWGEGHRKILGGRDVLAGGTWLGCTKDGRLAFLTNVLEPDHLPCARTRGDLPVRFLQSWKSPLEFAEELVMEARDYNGFNLILADIPSKLMVYISNRPKEEPISIQVVSPGLHVLSNAKLNTPWYKAQRLAMRFRDLLVKYDEEEIPEKEMVVKLMSDTARADRDRLPNTGCDTEYEFKLSSIFVQFETKQRQFGTRSTTALSVKTDGNVRFYEKYLEKGVWKDHAVSYNIEKMQ; encoded by the exons ATGTGTATAGCTGCATGGATATGGCAGGCGCACCCTCTCTACCCGCTCGTCCTTTTGTTCAACAGAGACGAGTACCATGATAG GCCTACAAAGCCAGTGGCATGGTGGGGGGAGGGCCATCGGAAGATACTGGGAGGGAGGGATGTGCTTGCAGGGGGGACATGGCTGGGGTGCACCAAGGATGGGAGGCTGGCCTTCTTAACCAATGTCTTGGAGCCTGACCACCTGCCTTGTGCAAGGACCAGGGGAGACTTGCCTGTCAGGTTCTTGCAG AGCTGGAAAAGCCCCTTGGAATTTGCAGAGGAGCTTGTCATGGAAGCAAGAGACTACAATGGGTTTAATCTAATATTAGCTGACATTCCATCCAAACTCATGGTGTACATCTCAAATAGGCCTAAGGAAGAGCCTATTTCCATTCAAGTGGTTTCTCCAGGCCTTCATGTGCTCTCTAATGCAAAATTAAACACTCCGTGGTATAAG GCACAAAGATTAGCCATGAGATTTAGAGATCTACTTGTCAAGTATGATGAGGAAGAAATCCCTGAAAAGGAGATGGTTGTTAAACTGATGAGTGACACTGCAAGGGCTGATAGAGATAGGTTGCCAAACACTGGCTGTGATACCGAATATGAATTCAAGTTGAGCTCCATCTTTGTTCAGTTCGAGACAAAACAG CGGCAATTTGGAACGCGAAGCACCACTGCATTGTCTGTCAAAACAGATGGTAATGTGAGATTCTATGAGAAGTACTTGGAGAAAGGTGTGTGGAAGGATCATGCTGTATCGTACAATATCGAAAAGATGCAGTAG